From the Candidatus Goldiibacteriota bacterium HGW-Goldbacteria-1 genome, one window contains:
- a CDS encoding elongation factor Tu, protein EVELIMPIAMEQELRFAIREGGRTVGSGVITKILE, encoded by the coding sequence TAGAAGTGGAACTGATAATGCCGATAGCCATGGAACAGGAATTAAGGTTCGCCATCCGCGAAGGCGGAAGGACAGTAGGCTCCGGTGTTATAACGAAGATTCTGGAATAA
- the rpmG gene encoding 50S ribosomal protein L33, with protein MRDIITLACTECKRRNYTQTKNKKLHTEKLEVNKYCKFCKKHTNHKETK; from the coding sequence ATGAGAGACATTATAACTTTAGCTTGCACTGAATGTAAAAGAAGGAACTACACCCAGACCAAGAACAAGAAGCTGCATACGGAAAAACTTGAAGTGAATAAGTATTGTAAGTTCTGCAAAAAACATACTAATCACAAAGAGACCAAGTAA
- a CDS encoding preprotein translocase subunit SecE, whose product MKRFIEFLKVAWLELKKVTWPGRKQIIASTIVVIVVGFFLMLYIGILDFALAKAVKFIFR is encoded by the coding sequence ATGAAAAGGTTTATTGAATTTTTAAAAGTGGCCTGGCTTGAATTGAAAAAGGTAACATGGCCCGGAAGAAAACAGATAATAGCATCCACAATTGTTGTTATTGTGGTGGGTTTTTTTCTCATGTTATATATTGGAATACTTGATTTTGCGCTTGCAAAAGCGGTCAAGTTTATATTCAGGTAA
- a CDS encoding transcription termination/antitermination protein NusG, translated as MASRWYFISTYAGQENNVKENMLQRIQTYSLENKITNVLIPSENVTEIKKKKKVVKNRKFFPGYIMIEMDVEVDSEEGKEILYIVRNTPKVTGFVGTKSRPIPLSDSEVTDIMDLMEDRKKKPRMASYFEIGEHIKITDGPFLNFNGIVEEVNPEKGKMKVIVTIFGRPTPVELEFSQVEKIV; from the coding sequence ATGGCTTCCAGATGGTATTTTATAAGCACTTACGCGGGTCAGGAAAATAACGTAAAAGAAAACATGCTGCAGAGAATACAGACATACAGCCTTGAAAATAAGATTACTAATGTATTAATACCTTCCGAGAATGTTACGGAAATAAAGAAAAAGAAGAAAGTGGTTAAGAACAGAAAGTTTTTCCCGGGATATATAATGATAGAAATGGATGTAGAAGTGGACAGCGAAGAAGGCAAGGAAATACTTTACATAGTAAGAAATACACCCAAGGTAACCGGGTTTGTAGGCACTAAATCAAGGCCTATACCGCTTTCTGACAGCGAAGTAACGGACATCATGGATCTTATGGAAGACAGAAAGAAAAAGCCAAGGATGGCTTCATATTTTGAAATTGGCGAACACATAAAGATAACAGACGGGCCGTTCCTTAATTTTAACGGAATAGTGGAAGAAGTAAACCCGGAAAAAGGAAAGATGAAAGTCATAGTTACAATATTTGGAAGGCCAACCCCGGTAGAACTTGAATTCAGCCAGGTTGAAAAGATAGTATAA
- the rplK gene encoding 50S ribosomal protein L11: protein MAPKGKGKKLMTQIKLQITAGKANPAPPVGPALGQHGVNIMEFCKQFNDRTKERGDLVLPVVIDVFEDRSFTFILKTPPVPVLLKKAANVIKGSGQPNKIKVAKVTKEQVKEIAITKMPDLNCTKVESAIRMVEGTAKNMGIEVE from the coding sequence ATGGCTCCAAAAGGAAAAGGCAAGAAGTTAATGACTCAGATAAAGCTGCAGATTACTGCGGGAAAAGCCAATCCGGCTCCTCCGGTAGGGCCTGCGCTTGGTCAGCATGGCGTTAATATTATGGAATTCTGCAAACAGTTTAACGACAGGACAAAAGAAAGGGGAGACCTTGTTCTTCCTGTTGTAATAGATGTGTTTGAAGACAGGTCGTTTACATTTATCCTTAAGACGCCGCCTGTTCCGGTACTGTTAAAGAAAGCTGCAAATGTAATTAAAGGTTCGGGACAGCCAAACAAAATTAAAGTGGCAAAGGTAACAAAGGAGCAGGTTAAAGAAATAGCAATAACAAAAATGCCTGACCTTAACTGTACAAAAGTTGAATCTGCAATAAGAATGGTTGAAGGCACAGCTAAAAACATGGGAATAGAAGTAGAATAA
- a CDS encoding 50S ribosomal protein L1 translates to MGSKRHDAAVKLLEKSKVYEVEEAVKLLKQTANVKFDESIDIAVNLAKKPVQAEQQIRSTIVLPNGSGKKVKVIVFVKGDKQKEALAAGADEVGAEELIEKIKGGWLGFDIAIATPEMMKEVGKLGKILGTKGLMPNPKSGTVTLEVGKAVKEFKGGKVEYRNNKEGVVHVLAGKASFAENAIAENITAFLKVFLKLPALATKGQYVKSIYVSTTMGVGVPVNFKKFI, encoded by the coding sequence ATGGGCAGCAAAAGGCATGATGCAGCAGTAAAGCTTCTTGAAAAAAGCAAAGTTTATGAAGTTGAAGAAGCTGTAAAATTATTAAAACAGACGGCAAATGTTAAATTTGACGAGAGCATTGACATAGCGGTAAACCTTGCCAAGAAACCGGTTCAGGCAGAGCAGCAGATAAGAAGCACCATAGTGCTTCCCAATGGCAGCGGCAAAAAGGTTAAAGTCATTGTTTTTGTAAAAGGAGACAAACAGAAAGAAGCGCTTGCGGCGGGAGCCGACGAAGTAGGGGCGGAAGAGCTTATTGAAAAGATAAAAGGCGGATGGCTTGGTTTTGACATAGCAATTGCCACTCCGGAAATGATGAAAGAAGTCGGCAAGCTGGGTAAGATTCTTGGAACAAAGGGCCTTATGCCTAATCCTAAATCCGGAACCGTTACGCTTGAAGTGGGAAAAGCTGTAAAAGAATTCAAAGGCGGAAAGGTTGAATACAGAAATAATAAAGAAGGCGTAGTGCATGTGCTTGCAGGCAAGGCTTCGTTCGCGGAAAACGCGATTGCAGAAAATATAACTGCGTTTCTTAAAGTGTTTCTGAAACTTCCGGCCCTGGCAACTAAAGGACAGTATGTTAAAAGCATTTACGTGTCCACGACAATGGGTGTCGGAGTTCCCGTAAACTTTAAGAAATTCATATAA
- the rplJ gene encoding 50S ribosomal protein L10 yields MAKEQNKSKKQIFVDEAVSKIRESAGFIITDYQGLTVEQVNKLRRELEKVGAIYKVTKNTVSKRALDAMNINGDVKKMFKGVTGVVFSNDYVSAAKVLANFAKENEKLQIKGGFIEKKHYSMDEIKEISKLASKEELIAKLVYTLNQPIVKFVTQLSKPVKDVVYAINAVKDKKG; encoded by the coding sequence ATGGCTAAAGAACAAAACAAATCTAAAAAACAGATTTTTGTTGATGAAGCGGTTTCAAAGATAAGGGAATCAGCGGGTTTTATCATCACTGATTACCAGGGTCTTACCGTTGAACAGGTTAATAAGTTAAGGCGCGAGCTGGAAAAAGTGGGAGCTATTTATAAGGTCACAAAGAACACTGTATCCAAGCGTGCTCTTGATGCAATGAACATTAACGGCGACGTTAAGAAAATGTTCAAAGGCGTAACCGGAGTGGTATTCAGCAATGATTACGTTTCAGCGGCAAAAGTGCTGGCGAATTTCGCAAAAGAAAATGAAAAGCTTCAGATTAAGGGCGGCTTCATTGAAAAGAAGCATTATTCAATGGACGAGATTAAAGAAATAAGCAAGCTTGCAAGCAAGGAAGAACTTATTGCAAAGCTTGTTTACACACTGAATCAGCCGATAGTAAAGTTTGTGACCCAGCTTTCAAAACCCGTAAAAGATGTGGTATATGCGATAAACGCCGTAAAAGACAAAAAAGGCTAA
- a CDS encoding 50S ribosomal protein L7/L12 translates to MSKEDFIKEVESMTVMELNELVKALEEKFGVSASAPMMMAAAPAAGAAATEEKTSFDVVLTNAGGNKIPVIKVIREITNLGLKEAKDIADNTPKPVKTGVAKDEADKIKKQLEEAGATVELK, encoded by the coding sequence ATGTCGAAAGAGGATTTTATTAAGGAAGTCGAATCCATGACGGTTATGGAGCTCAATGAGCTTGTAAAGGCTCTTGAGGAAAAGTTCGGTGTTTCAGCATCAGCACCTATGATGATGGCAGCAGCACCGGCAGCCGGAGCGGCAGCAACAGAAGAAAAAACATCATTTGATGTTGTTCTTACCAACGCTGGCGGAAACAAGATTCCGGTAATCAAGGTTATCAGGGAAATCACCAACCTCGGACTTAAAGAGGCGAAGGATATAGCCGATAACACGCCGAAACCGGTAAAAACCGGAGTTGCAAAGGACGAAGCAGACAAGATCAAAAAACAGCTTGAAGAAGCCGGAGCGACTGTAGAATTAAAGTAA
- the rpoB gene encoding DNA-directed RNA polymerase subunit beta codes for MARIKQKTNIEEILDIPDLMDIQKKSYKEFLMYETPADKRKNQGLQDVFGSVFPISDYNGIYTLQFVGYEFGKPKHEVEEAIERGESFSSPLKGIFRLAINEKNEKTGQMDLKEAPEQAVHLCDIPLMTDRGTFVINGAERVIVSQLHRSPGVSFEEEEESEGLMGIPMYIGRIVPYRGTWLEFEYDANDITHAKLDRKKKIYATTLLRALGFGRTEDILSIFFKSEETESDSRDLTKKILFKDVIDKSTGEIIAESGALITKEMASKIRDLNIKKVTTIIWDEDNPYINIIKTIKKDSIKSEQEAQVEIYKKMRPGEPATLTGAKTLFKNLFFDHRRYNLGQVGRYKINKTVRAIIDAEKEQKNFDIKEIMENVSSIVEGRKNKNGKKIEAILDDISTEKVLTEFDLVFAIAQFYKVNSGRMEKSDIDHLGNRRVRAVGELVENQFRAGLVRVEKMIRERMTIIDMKNAIPANLINPKPLVAAIKEFFGSSQLSQFMDQVNPLAELTHKRRISALGPGGLNRERAGFEVRDVHYTHYGRLCPIETPEGQNIGLITSLATYASVNEYGFIETPYRRVKNGKLTGEIEYLTADREDDFKIGPADVVTDDKGLITQDLVLVRTQGDFPMVPPQEVDYIDVSPKQVVSVAASLIPFLEHDDANRALMGSNMQRQAVPLLVTDAPIVGTGMEHKAAVDSGRAITAINSGVVAYVDAEVIIVATDREGKNLREKLDIYKMKKFKRTNQDTTINEKPRVKKGDKIKKGQVIADGPSMDKGEMALGKNVVIAFMPWNGYNYEDAIVLSENLLKKDTFTSVHIEEYEVEARDTKLGPEEITRDIPNVSEETLKNLDEEGIVRTGAKVKPGDILVGKVTPISGSNLTPEEKLLKAIFGSKADNVKDTSLRVPPGIEGIITDIKVFARKERGKKKGKEEENISKVKKEKDKTIAELEKQLKDNVKEIEGNKDYNKDEKAKLIEFEEIYCDYMRNKLEEEFRLLKNNKGDDLPPGVIKIVKVLIAKKRKISVGDKISGRHGNKGVISRILPVEDMPYLADGTPVDVVLNPLGVPSRMNVGQLLETQLGWAGKKEGVKFQTPVFNGMQEAEVKEWMKKVGMADSGKSTLYDGKTGKSFAQAVTVGVMYMMKLVHMVDDKIHARSIGPYSLITQQPLGGKAQFGGQRFGEMEVWALEAYGAAYTLQEMLTVKSDDVEGRKRLYEAIVRGKNIPEPGIPESFNVLVKELQGLALNVELVSRKSAKKQ; via the coding sequence ATGGCAAGAATCAAACAGAAAACAAATATCGAGGAGATTCTTGATATCCCTGATTTGATGGATATCCAGAAAAAGTCTTATAAAGAATTCCTTATGTACGAAACCCCCGCTGATAAAAGAAAGAACCAGGGGCTTCAGGATGTATTCGGGAGTGTTTTCCCCATCTCTGATTATAACGGCATTTATACCCTCCAGTTTGTGGGTTATGAATTTGGAAAACCCAAACACGAGGTTGAAGAGGCCATTGAAAGGGGAGAGAGTTTTTCATCACCTTTGAAGGGTATTTTCAGGCTTGCCATAAATGAAAAAAATGAAAAAACCGGACAGATGGACCTTAAAGAAGCGCCTGAACAGGCAGTCCACCTTTGCGATATCCCATTAATGACAGACAGGGGTACATTTGTAATAAACGGCGCTGAAAGGGTCATCGTCAGCCAGCTTCACCGTTCCCCGGGTGTAAGTTTTGAAGAAGAAGAAGAAAGCGAAGGCTTAATGGGCATTCCCATGTATATAGGAAGAATAGTTCCTTACAGGGGAACCTGGCTGGAATTTGAATATGATGCTAATGACATAACACACGCTAAACTTGACAGAAAGAAAAAGATATATGCCACCACACTTTTAAGGGCGCTTGGTTTTGGCAGGACAGAAGACATCCTTTCTATCTTCTTTAAATCAGAAGAGACAGAATCGGACAGCCGCGACCTTACCAAAAAAATACTTTTCAAGGATGTAATTGACAAATCTACCGGCGAGATAATTGCCGAATCCGGCGCGTTAATTACAAAAGAAATGGCAAGCAAGATAAGGGATCTTAATATTAAAAAAGTGACCACTATTATTTGGGACGAAGATAACCCATACATCAACATCATCAAGACGATAAAAAAAGACAGCATAAAATCAGAACAGGAAGCACAGGTGGAAATCTACAAGAAGATGAGGCCCGGCGAACCTGCCACATTAACCGGGGCAAAAACACTTTTTAAAAATCTGTTTTTTGACCACAGGCGCTATAACCTTGGACAGGTAGGCAGATACAAGATAAACAAAACAGTAAGGGCAATTATTGACGCGGAAAAAGAACAGAAGAATTTCGACATTAAAGAGATTATGGAAAATGTAAGTTCCATTGTTGAAGGAAGAAAGAATAAGAACGGAAAAAAGATTGAAGCCATTCTTGATGATATTTCCACTGAAAAAGTGCTTACTGAATTTGACCTTGTATTTGCCATTGCGCAGTTTTATAAAGTCAATTCAGGCAGGATGGAAAAGAGCGATATTGACCATCTTGGAAACAGGCGCGTAAGGGCTGTCGGTGAACTTGTAGAAAATCAGTTCAGGGCAGGGCTTGTAAGAGTGGAGAAAATGATAAGGGAAAGAATGACTATCATTGACATGAAAAACGCCATACCGGCTAACCTTATTAATCCTAAACCGCTTGTAGCTGCAATTAAGGAATTCTTTGGAAGCTCGCAGCTTTCCCAGTTTATGGATCAGGTTAACCCGCTTGCTGAATTAACGCACAAAAGAAGGATATCCGCGCTTGGGCCGGGCGGTCTTAACAGGGAGCGCGCAGGCTTCGAAGTCCGCGACGTTCACTATACGCATTACGGAAGGCTTTGCCCTATTGAAACTCCTGAAGGCCAGAACATCGGCCTTATCACTTCGCTTGCCACATATGCAAGTGTAAATGAATACGGGTTCATAGAAACGCCTTACAGAAGGGTAAAAAACGGCAAACTTACCGGGGAAATTGAATACTTAACAGCTGACAGGGAAGATGATTTTAAAATAGGGCCTGCTGATGTTGTAACTGATGACAAAGGGCTTATTACACAGGATCTTGTACTGGTAAGAACACAGGGTGATTTTCCTATGGTGCCTCCGCAGGAAGTGGATTACATTGATGTGTCTCCGAAACAGGTTGTGTCGGTTGCCGCTTCGCTGATACCTTTCCTTGAACACGATGACGCCAACAGGGCGCTTATGGGTTCTAACATGCAACGTCAGGCTGTCCCTCTTTTAGTCACTGATGCCCCTATAGTGGGCACCGGTATGGAACACAAGGCTGCAGTGGATTCCGGCCGCGCTATAACCGCGATAAATTCGGGTGTGGTTGCGTATGTGGATGCGGAAGTAATAATTGTAGCCACAGACAGGGAAGGCAAGAACCTGCGCGAAAAACTTGATATTTATAAAATGAAAAAATTCAAGAGGACCAACCAGGACACTACGATAAATGAAAAGCCAAGGGTTAAAAAAGGCGACAAAATTAAGAAAGGCCAGGTAATAGCAGACGGCCCTTCAATGGATAAAGGCGAAATGGCGCTTGGTAAAAACGTGGTAATAGCGTTCATGCCATGGAATGGATACAATTATGAAGATGCTATCGTTCTGTCAGAAAATCTGCTTAAGAAAGACACTTTCACGTCGGTTCATATTGAAGAATATGAAGTGGAAGCAAGGGACACAAAACTTGGGCCGGAAGAAATTACCCGCGACATACCCAATGTAAGCGAAGAAACGCTTAAGAATCTTGATGAAGAAGGAATCGTAAGGACAGGCGCCAAGGTAAAACCCGGCGACATTCTTGTGGGAAAAGTAACACCCATATCGGGAAGCAACCTGACACCTGAAGAGAAACTTTTAAAGGCAATCTTCGGTTCAAAAGCTGATAACGTGAAAGATACTTCTTTAAGGGTTCCGCCGGGCATTGAAGGCATAATCACTGATATTAAGGTATTTGCCAGAAAAGAGCGCGGAAAAAAGAAAGGCAAAGAAGAAGAAAATATTTCAAAAGTAAAGAAAGAAAAAGATAAAACAATTGCAGAACTTGAAAAGCAGCTTAAAGACAATGTTAAGGAAATTGAAGGTAATAAAGATTACAACAAAGATGAAAAGGCAAAGCTTATAGAATTTGAAGAAATTTACTGCGATTACATGAGGAATAAGCTGGAAGAAGAGTTCAGGCTGTTAAAGAACAACAAAGGCGATGATCTTCCGCCCGGCGTAATAAAGATTGTAAAAGTGTTAATCGCAAAGAAAAGAAAGATATCCGTAGGCGACAAGATTTCCGGGCGCCACGGAAATAAAGGTGTTATTTCAAGGATATTGCCTGTTGAAGATATGCCGTACCTTGCTGACGGCACACCCGTGGATGTTGTTTTAAATCCGCTTGGTGTTCCTTCGCGTATGAACGTAGGGCAGCTGCTTGAAACACAGCTTGGATGGGCAGGCAAAAAAGAAGGCGTTAAATTCCAGACACCGGTATTCAACGGAATGCAGGAAGCGGAAGTAAAGGAATGGATGAAAAAAGTTGGAATGGCGGACAGCGGCAAAAGCACGCTTTATGACGGAAAAACAGGAAAGTCATTCGCGCAGGCAGTAACCGTGGGCGTCATGTACATGATGAAACTTGTCCATATGGTTGACGACAAGATACACGCCCGTTCAATTGGGCCATACTCGCTTATTACACAGCAGCCTCTTGGCGGTAAGGCGCAGTTTGGCGGACAGAGATTCGGAGAAATGGAAGTCTGGGCTCTGGAAGCTTACGGTGCGGCTTACACACTTCAGGAAATGCTTACTGTAAAATCTGACGATGTTGAAGGCAGAAAAAGGCTGTATGAAGCGATAGTAAGAGGCAAGAACATACCGGAACCGGGAATACCCGAATCCTTTAACGTTCTTGTAAAAGAACTTCAGGGCCTTGCCTTAAACGTGGAACTGGTCAGCAGGAAGTCAGCCAAGAAGCAGTAA